One stretch of Paenibacillus sp. FSL R5-0341 DNA includes these proteins:
- a CDS encoding glutamate-1-semialdehyde 2,1-aminomutase, with the protein MNTSRSRSELLYAEALEHIVGGVNSPSRSFKAVGGGAPVFMKKAQGAHFWDVDDNRYIDYLAAYGPIVTGHAHPHITQAITEAAANGVLYGTPTELEIRLAKMLKEAIPSMDKVRFVNSGTEAVMTTIRVARAYTKRNKIVKFAGCYHGHSDLVLVAAGSGPSTLGIPDSAGVPASIAQEVITVPYNDLEALKDALEHWGDDVAAVMVEPIVGNFGMVMPEPGFLEGLCAMTRANGSLVIYDEVITAFRFHYGSTQTYAGLDNHAEIEPDLTALGKIIGGGLPIGAYGGRKHVMEQVAPLGPAYQAGTMAGNPASISAGIACLEVLQGEGVYEEMERLAIDLTAGLQASADRHGIALTINRIRGAFSTHFCDHPVTNYDHAQDTDGELFASFFRHMLNRGINLAPSKYEAWFLTTAHTDEDVQATLEAAEASFKAMAQE; encoded by the coding sequence ATGAATACATCACGTTCCCGTTCCGAACTTCTATACGCAGAAGCACTTGAACATATTGTAGGAGGTGTTAACAGCCCATCACGCTCGTTCAAAGCCGTTGGTGGCGGTGCACCTGTATTTATGAAAAAAGCCCAAGGCGCCCACTTCTGGGATGTCGATGACAACCGTTATATTGACTATCTGGCCGCTTACGGTCCAATTGTTACAGGACATGCCCACCCTCATATTACGCAGGCAATTACGGAAGCTGCAGCAAATGGTGTGCTGTACGGTACCCCAACAGAGCTTGAGATCAGGCTCGCCAAAATGCTGAAAGAAGCCATTCCTTCCATGGATAAAGTTCGTTTTGTAAACTCCGGTACGGAGGCGGTCATGACTACGATTCGCGTAGCCCGTGCCTACACCAAACGCAACAAGATCGTAAAATTCGCCGGATGTTACCACGGTCACTCGGATCTGGTGCTTGTAGCTGCAGGTTCAGGCCCGTCCACGCTCGGAATTCCTGACAGTGCGGGAGTTCCAGCCAGTATTGCACAAGAAGTCATTACTGTGCCCTACAATGATCTGGAAGCCCTGAAGGATGCTTTGGAGCACTGGGGTGACGATGTTGCCGCGGTCATGGTTGAACCGATCGTTGGGAATTTCGGAATGGTTATGCCGGAACCTGGCTTCCTGGAAGGCCTTTGTGCCATGACACGGGCCAACGGCTCACTGGTTATCTATGACGAGGTTATTACGGCTTTCCGTTTCCATTACGGTTCTACACAGACGTATGCCGGACTCGATAATCATGCGGAGATTGAACCCGATCTGACGGCTCTTGGTAAAATTATTGGTGGCGGCCTGCCAATCGGTGCTTACGGCGGACGCAAACATGTTATGGAGCAGGTTGCCCCACTCGGCCCTGCTTATCAGGCGGGAACGATGGCTGGTAACCCTGCATCCATCTCGGCTGGTATCGCATGTCTGGAGGTCCTGCAAGGCGAGGGTGTATACGAAGAGATGGAACGTCTTGCTATCGACCTGACGGCAGGTCTGCAAGCTTCTGCTGACCGTCATGGGATTGCACTGACAATCAACCGGATCCGCGGTGCGTTCTCCACCCATTTCTGTGACCATCCGGTTACGAATTATGATCATGCTCAAGACACGGATGGAGAGCTGTTTGCTTCCTTCTTCCGTCACATGCTGAACCGTGGCATTAACCTGGCTCCATCCAAATATGAGGCTTGGTTCCTGACCACGGCCCATACAGACGAGGATGTTCAGGCTACATTGGAAGCTGCAGAAGCTTCCTTCAAGGCGATGGCTCAGGAATAA
- a CDS encoding DMT family transporter has product MNTTHTRGYAYIAAILYAAIIGLSFLFVKMTVTVAHPIDVLAHRFALSLIVVSIPVIFGWIKIRLSLRDLWRIIPLGLLSPVLFFAFQAFGLVSSNSSEAGIIQAMAPVFTLVLASVFLKERTSTMQKLFLLLSVAGVVFIFMMQGNGMSVGNLKGIALLLLSTVCFAGYGVLARPLTQKYKPMELTWVTLMVGCIVFNAASLIRHASSGSMMDYIKPLGDASYLGALAYLAILSTMISTLLASYALTHLEASQMSVFSNLSTLISIVGGAWILHEPVSGYHFIGALLIITGVLGTNMSGRKHRLVSGIKA; this is encoded by the coding sequence ATGAACACAACACACACTCGGGGATACGCTTATATCGCAGCTATTCTATACGCGGCTATTATAGGTCTATCTTTTCTATTTGTTAAAATGACCGTCACTGTTGCACATCCGATTGATGTGCTTGCCCACCGATTCGCGCTGTCGTTGATCGTTGTCAGCATTCCTGTCATTTTTGGCTGGATCAAAATTCGACTTAGCCTTCGTGATCTGTGGCGAATTATTCCGCTGGGGCTACTATCTCCCGTATTATTTTTTGCCTTTCAAGCCTTTGGGCTCGTATCTTCCAACTCATCGGAAGCCGGTATTATTCAGGCTATGGCCCCTGTATTCACACTCGTTCTCGCTTCAGTTTTCCTGAAGGAACGCACATCTACGATGCAGAAGCTGTTCCTGCTTCTGTCTGTCGCTGGAGTAGTTTTTATTTTCATGATGCAAGGAAATGGCATGTCTGTGGGTAACCTGAAGGGCATTGCATTATTGCTGCTATCCACAGTCTGTTTTGCAGGTTATGGTGTGCTTGCGAGACCGTTAACCCAGAAGTATAAACCGATGGAATTAACATGGGTCACCCTAATGGTTGGCTGTATTGTGTTTAACGCCGCTTCACTGATCCGACATGCGTCCAGCGGTTCCATGATGGACTACATCAAACCACTTGGAGATGCATCCTATCTGGGTGCACTCGCTTATCTGGCGATCCTCTCCACCATGATCTCCACCCTGCTTGCGAGCTATGCCCTGACCCATCTGGAGGCTTCCCAAATGAGTGTATTCAGCAACCTGTCCACGCTCATCTCCATCGTAGGTGGGGCATGGATACTGCATGAACCTGTTAGTGGTTATCATTTTATCGGAGCATTACTGATCATCACCGGTGTGCTTGGCACCAATATGAGCGGTCGCAAACATAGGCTGGTCAGTGGAATCAAAGCGTGA
- a CDS encoding PLP-dependent aminotransferase family protein codes for MIALRKYEVIAEALKQWIQEQMQQQDRRQWADKGIRLPAVRVVAEQYQCSVSTAIRAYEWLEQRHLVYAIPQSGYYAVQNGTGAQDMDWQGALDFASAAPDPRVFPYADFRHCVDQAMEKKQAELFMYGTDQGLPSLILLLQKQFADYQVFARTEQFFITSGVQQALAVLALMPFPNGKRKVLLELPTYHNMPSLLSGLNVPIAGVRRALDGLDWASLERQFAEGDIKFFYVMPRFHNPIGTSLTVAEKKKLIRLAQRYDVYLVEDDYLADLEDNTKQDPLWSYDTEGRVIYLKSYSKILFPGLRIGVAVLPSPLIESFGAYKKMLDIDTSVLSQAALEIYVHSGMFAHHRKVIRNRYAARMHTVHEQLDTYPDFAPFKDAPHTGGEHTVLPLAGDVPLRVLVSRLQTRGVIVDTTERYYPEGTYQVHEDQMLRLNISNVPKQRIEEGMQVIREEILKLQIRQK; via the coding sequence ATGATTGCATTGAGAAAATACGAAGTGATTGCCGAAGCATTAAAGCAATGGATTCAGGAACAGATGCAGCAGCAGGATCGTCGCCAGTGGGCAGATAAGGGCATTCGACTGCCAGCAGTTCGAGTTGTAGCAGAACAATATCAATGCAGTGTAAGTACAGCGATTCGAGCATATGAGTGGCTGGAACAGCGGCATTTGGTGTACGCCATACCTCAATCTGGCTACTATGCTGTACAGAACGGGACAGGTGCTCAGGATATGGACTGGCAGGGAGCGCTGGACTTCGCTTCGGCTGCTCCTGATCCGCGGGTGTTCCCTTATGCAGACTTTCGTCATTGTGTGGATCAGGCGATGGAAAAGAAGCAGGCAGAGCTATTCATGTACGGTACAGATCAGGGATTACCATCGCTTATTCTGCTGTTGCAGAAGCAGTTTGCGGATTATCAGGTGTTTGCGAGAACAGAGCAGTTCTTTATCACATCAGGTGTGCAGCAGGCGCTGGCTGTACTTGCATTGATGCCTTTTCCCAATGGAAAGAGAAAAGTATTGTTGGAACTACCGACGTATCACAATATGCCCTCGCTACTCAGTGGATTGAATGTGCCGATTGCCGGTGTGAGACGTGCCCTGGATGGATTAGACTGGGCATCACTTGAACGTCAGTTTGCTGAGGGAGATATTAAGTTTTTCTATGTCATGCCGCGGTTTCACAATCCAATTGGCACATCGTTAACGGTTGCTGAGAAAAAGAAACTGATCCGGTTAGCACAGCGGTACGATGTCTATCTTGTTGAGGACGATTATCTGGCCGATTTGGAGGACAATACGAAACAGGACCCGCTCTGGTCCTATGATACTGAAGGTCGGGTCATCTACCTGAAGAGTTACTCCAAAATTTTGTTTCCAGGTCTGCGTATTGGTGTAGCTGTTCTACCTTCGCCTCTAATTGAATCGTTTGGTGCCTACAAAAAAATGCTCGATATCGACACGTCCGTTCTGTCTCAAGCTGCTCTGGAGATCTATGTGCACAGTGGAATGTTTGCTCATCACAGAAAAGTGATTCGTAACCGCTATGCTGCCCGGATGCACACGGTGCATGAGCAACTGGATACGTATCCAGACTTTGCTCCGTTTAAGGACGCCCCTCATACAGGAGGGGAGCATACCGTATTGCCTTTGGCAGGTGATGTGCCGCTTCGTGTTCTGGTTTCCCGGCTCCAAACTCGTGGAGTCATCGTCGATACGACAGAACGATATTATCCGGAGGGAACATATCAGGTGCATGAGGATCAAATGCTGCGATTGAACATCTCCAATGTGCCGAAGCAGAGAATCGAAGAAGGGATGCAGGTGATCCGGGAGGAAATTTTGAAACTTCAGATCAGGCAGAAATAA
- a CDS encoding ABC transporter ATP-binding protein, with the protein MLAIDVKDLRKSFSVQKSRGGLKGAFQDLFARQYQEVLAVNDISFQIPQGEICGYIGENGAGKSTTIKMLTGILVPTSGQISVGGYVPYQEREKFVQNIGVVFGQRSQLWWDIGVIESFHLLRKVYRVGEADFRKRLDELVERLQLQDLLSRPVRKLSLGQRMRCELVAALLHNPSIVFLDEPTIGLDIVVKSEIRDFLKDMNKEHGTTILLTTHDLQDIEALCSRVIMLDAGNIIYDGGLDHLKSQWGKEREIRFKFGSAHNISQMQEWTAALPVRWTVENELSASVWIPLELNVSDVLGRVVGQADITDIQIIEINTDEIVRSIYQSGSAERPEIVGAGKEAVGVS; encoded by the coding sequence ATGCTGGCGATTGATGTCAAAGATTTGCGCAAGTCGTTTAGCGTCCAGAAAAGCCGAGGTGGGCTGAAGGGCGCATTCCAAGACCTGTTTGCACGTCAATACCAGGAGGTATTGGCTGTAAATGATATTTCATTTCAGATTCCGCAGGGCGAAATATGCGGATATATTGGGGAGAACGGTGCCGGTAAATCAACAACAATCAAGATGTTGACCGGCATTTTGGTGCCTACTTCAGGGCAAATATCGGTTGGTGGATATGTTCCGTATCAGGAACGGGAGAAGTTTGTACAGAATATTGGTGTTGTTTTTGGTCAGCGCAGTCAATTGTGGTGGGATATTGGTGTTATTGAATCCTTCCATTTATTGCGCAAAGTATATCGTGTAGGAGAGGCTGATTTCCGCAAAAGGTTGGATGAACTGGTTGAGCGTCTACAGCTTCAGGACCTGTTAAGCCGTCCGGTACGTAAGCTCAGTCTTGGTCAGCGCATGCGCTGTGAGTTGGTGGCAGCCTTGTTGCATAACCCGAGTATTGTTTTCCTGGACGAGCCAACCATTGGCTTGGATATTGTCGTGAAGTCGGAGATTCGGGATTTCTTGAAAGACATGAACAAGGAGCATGGAACGACCATTCTGCTCACAACCCACGATTTACAGGACATTGAGGCCCTGTGTTCCCGGGTCATCATGCTTGATGCAGGCAACATCATCTATGATGGAGGTCTGGATCATCTCAAGTCCCAGTGGGGTAAAGAGCGGGAGATCCGCTTCAAATTTGGTTCAGCTCACAACATCAGTCAGATGCAGGAATGGACTGCAGCGTTACCTGTACGTTGGACGGTTGAGAATGAATTGTCCGCATCCGTATGGATTCCGCTGGAACTGAATGTTTCGGATGTACTCGGACGTGTCGTTGGACAGGCCGATATTACCGATATTCAGATTATCGAGATCAATACGGATGAGATTGTGCGCAGTATATACCAATCCGGTTCCGCCGAGCGTCCCGAGATTGTGGGAGCAGGGAAAGAAGCGGTGGGTGTATCCTGA
- a CDS encoding spore germination protein, which yields MEHQAIDTTSHETLLASLKEQFNPCADVVIQTFPVKDESDQPVILLYCDGLVDGKQINQFIIPRLEQHSLIIEESHPKELGLTLNPLDDLTDTDKLNMLIFSGQLLIIFGNGVQSCSLDIADIPGRSPEESAIETSVKGPRDGFTEELTTNIALIRKRMKSSSMCYEKYVKGSRTQTAIGLLYVKDIINPDILKEARHNLDQIEIDGILGTSIMERAVMGGVRSIFPLTDNTERPDFVVDSLLNGRFAVLIDGSPVAVIAPTTLFNQLKSPEDESTPFFIVTFERILRISGLLIACFFPAFYIGLTSFNVEQIPLPLLATIAGTRMGLPMPVTLEAFLMIFMFELFNEAGRRLPRALGQTVSVVGGLIIGDAAIRAGITSPTIIVTVAISSISSYILVNTVLSGATAHIRIWMLLISSVLGLFGFMIGLFALLVHLVSLECYGVSYLAPVSPYIPGDFTQAVSMPPSMKRTKRPAALHTQDSTRRRKGP from the coding sequence ATGGAGCATCAAGCGATTGACACCACGTCCCATGAAACACTGCTTGCCTCTTTGAAAGAGCAGTTCAATCCATGTGCAGATGTAGTAATTCAGACTTTTCCTGTTAAAGACGAATCCGATCAGCCTGTGATACTGCTGTATTGCGACGGTCTTGTCGACGGTAAACAAATTAACCAATTTATTATTCCCCGTCTGGAACAGCATTCCCTGATCATTGAGGAATCCCATCCGAAAGAACTGGGATTAACATTAAATCCACTGGATGACCTCACAGATACAGATAAGCTCAATATGTTGATATTTAGCGGACAACTGCTGATCATTTTCGGCAATGGCGTTCAGTCCTGCAGTCTGGATATTGCTGATATCCCTGGACGCAGTCCAGAAGAATCAGCCATTGAGACATCAGTTAAAGGGCCACGCGACGGATTTACCGAAGAACTCACCACAAACATTGCCCTTATTCGCAAACGAATGAAAAGCTCTTCGATGTGTTATGAGAAATACGTCAAAGGCAGTCGTACCCAGACAGCCATTGGCCTTTTATATGTAAAAGATATTATCAATCCAGACATTCTGAAAGAAGCACGACATAATCTGGATCAGATTGAGATTGATGGCATTCTGGGTACCTCGATCATGGAAAGGGCTGTAATGGGAGGCGTTCGGAGTATCTTTCCGCTTACAGATAATACCGAGCGTCCTGATTTTGTTGTTGATTCCTTGTTAAATGGACGTTTTGCCGTTCTCATTGATGGTTCTCCTGTAGCGGTCATCGCCCCAACTACACTTTTCAATCAGTTGAAATCTCCTGAAGACGAAAGTACACCCTTTTTCATCGTTACCTTTGAACGAATCTTGCGCATATCCGGACTGCTGATTGCCTGTTTCTTCCCAGCCTTCTATATCGGCTTGACCAGTTTCAATGTGGAACAGATCCCGCTGCCTCTTTTGGCTACGATTGCTGGTACTCGGATGGGCCTGCCCATGCCAGTGACGCTGGAAGCATTTCTGATGATTTTTATGTTTGAGCTATTTAACGAAGCCGGTCGCAGGTTGCCCCGTGCATTAGGCCAGACCGTGAGTGTGGTAGGCGGACTTATCATTGGGGATGCGGCTATTCGTGCAGGGATTACATCTCCCACCATCATAGTCACGGTAGCGATCTCATCCATCTCCAGTTATATTCTCGTGAACACCGTGCTGAGCGGGGCTACTGCCCATATCCGGATCTGGATGCTTCTCATCTCATCCGTCCTTGGATTATTCGGATTTATGATTGGACTATTCGCCCTGTTGGTGCACCTCGTATCCTTGGAGTGTTATGGCGTATCCTATCTGGCTCCCGTATCTCCCTACATTCCCGGAGATTTCACTCAGGCCGTATCCATGCCGCCTTCCATGAAAAGAACCAAACGTCCAGCAGCACTTCATACCCAAGATTCCACTCGTCGGAGAAAAGGGCCATGA
- the bcp gene encoding thioredoxin-dependent thiol peroxidase, whose amino-acid sequence MTLTVGELAPDFELPSSTGERVKLSDYRGQRVLLYFYPKDMTSSCTQQACDFRDRHAEFEGLNTIILGISTDPMKQHDKFIAKYGLPFTLLSDEEHVVAEQYGVWQLKKMYGKEYMGMVRSTFLIDEEGTLIKDWSKVRVKGHIEAALEAIKAI is encoded by the coding sequence ATGACGTTAACTGTAGGTGAATTGGCACCGGATTTTGAGCTTCCGTCCAGTACCGGAGAACGGGTGAAGCTTTCGGATTACCGCGGACAGCGGGTGCTGCTTTATTTTTACCCTAAGGATATGACATCGTCCTGTACGCAACAGGCTTGTGATTTCCGGGATCGACATGCTGAATTTGAGGGGCTGAACACTATCATTCTCGGGATCAGCACCGACCCGATGAAACAACATGACAAGTTTATTGCCAAGTATGGACTGCCGTTCACCTTGTTGTCGGATGAAGAGCACGTTGTAGCCGAGCAATACGGTGTATGGCAGCTGAAGAAAATGTATGGCAAGGAGTATATGGGGATGGTTCGCTCCACTTTTCTGATTGATGAAGAGGGAACGTTGATCAAGGATTGGTCCAAAGTTCGGGTCAAAGGACATATCGAGGCTGCACTTGAGGCTATAAAGGCCATATAG
- a CDS encoding ABC-2 family transporter protein: MNSAFIDFMRIRFLTMLAYRVNYYSGILIYTLNIGVYYFTWQAIYGSSGELGGFTAAQMTTYIAVSWMARAFYFNNLDREIAADIRDGSIAIQFIRPINYVMVKMMQGLGEGIFRFLLLMIPGMLIAILLFPVELPTAPSAWIGFLVMLFFSFLINSQINVITGLAAFFVENNEGMMRMKRVVVDLFSGLIIPISLYPGWMSAVMKVLPFQAITYLPGSVFTGRVEGTAIWSVLGIQVFWFAVLLLPMVLIWRKARKRLFVQGG; this comes from the coding sequence ATGAATAGTGCATTTATTGATTTTATGCGCATCCGTTTTTTAACGATGCTGGCATACCGGGTGAATTATTACTCCGGCATTTTGATATATACGCTGAATATCGGCGTGTATTACTTTACCTGGCAAGCCATTTACGGTAGCAGTGGTGAACTTGGTGGCTTCACGGCAGCTCAGATGACCACGTATATCGCTGTATCCTGGATGGCACGTGCCTTTTACTTTAACAACCTGGATCGAGAGATTGCCGCAGACATACGGGATGGCTCCATCGCGATTCAATTCATCAGGCCGATCAATTACGTTATGGTCAAAATGATGCAAGGCCTGGGCGAAGGCATTTTCCGCTTTCTGCTCCTCATGATTCCGGGGATGCTCATCGCCATTCTGCTGTTCCCGGTTGAACTGCCTACGGCACCATCCGCTTGGATTGGCTTTCTCGTCATGCTGTTCTTCAGTTTCCTCATTAATTCCCAGATTAATGTGATAACAGGACTGGCGGCATTCTTTGTGGAAAACAATGAAGGCATGATGCGTATGAAACGCGTCGTGGTCGATCTGTTCTCTGGTCTAATCATCCCGATTAGCCTGTATCCAGGCTGGATGTCTGCGGTGATGAAGGTATTGCCTTTTCAGGCCATTACGTATCTGCCCGGTTCCGTTTTCACTGGAAGAGTGGAAGGTACCGCCATCTGGAGTGTACTCGGTATTCAGGTGTTCTGGTTTGCCGTGCTGCTGCTTCCGATGGTATTGATCTGGCGTAAGGCGCGCAAGCGTCTGTTCGTGCAAGGGGGATAA
- a CDS encoding endospore germination permease produces MKRTQPSFLQAMMLIMLSVGLISHVLIIPALLAAAKRDSWISVLLSAGPFLIFALMLAYVSRFLQHQTLHEWLTSRLGKPIGLFFRVGNSLFFLCVIYFTLHDTTTWAKTNYLTETPILVTSIALMSLCAYAAYKGIRSLAFTAGLILPLVVLLGFYVAIVNTQYKDYSRLLPVLEHGWHPVFKGMVYSLSGMFELLFIWYIQPHLTKRIRVWQYLLLALIIVGLTVGPLIGAIVEFDPFEAAKMRYPAFEEWRIASLGKYIAQTDFFSIYQWLAGSFTRISLAMYIVIEIWNIKNSTRRLISCISLGVFFILTMLFPLDDMTFEKLLVEYIFPFNLVYLSGLAIIATTVAFIHSRHQRRKHHGASSD; encoded by the coding sequence ATGAAGCGAACACAGCCTTCTTTCTTACAAGCCATGATGTTGATCATGTTGTCCGTTGGCTTGATCAGCCATGTTCTGATTATTCCTGCCCTTTTGGCTGCGGCCAAAAGGGATTCTTGGATTTCCGTCCTGCTATCAGCCGGACCATTTCTGATATTTGCGCTAATGCTCGCTTATGTCTCTCGTTTTCTCCAGCATCAAACCCTGCATGAATGGCTAACATCCCGTCTCGGCAAGCCCATTGGCCTGTTCTTTCGAGTTGGGAACAGTCTGTTTTTTCTATGCGTCATCTATTTCACCCTGCACGATACGACCACTTGGGCCAAAACGAACTACCTGACAGAGACGCCAATATTGGTCACCAGCATTGCCTTGATGTCGCTCTGTGCCTACGCTGCGTATAAAGGTATTCGCTCGCTGGCATTTACGGCAGGATTGATCCTTCCACTGGTGGTACTGCTGGGCTTCTATGTGGCTATCGTGAATACCCAATACAAGGATTACAGTCGTCTGTTGCCCGTGCTTGAACATGGTTGGCACCCTGTTTTTAAAGGCATGGTTTACAGTCTTTCAGGCATGTTTGAACTGCTGTTCATCTGGTACATCCAGCCTCATCTCACCAAACGTATACGTGTATGGCAGTATCTATTGCTCGCACTCATTATTGTGGGACTGACTGTAGGCCCACTCATTGGGGCGATTGTGGAATTCGATCCTTTTGAGGCTGCCAAAATGCGATATCCCGCCTTTGAAGAATGGCGTATTGCCTCCTTGGGCAAATACATTGCCCAAACCGACTTCTTTTCTATCTACCAGTGGCTCGCAGGGTCGTTCACCCGAATCAGTCTGGCCATGTATATTGTAATTGAAATATGGAATATTAAGAATTCTACCAGAAGGCTCATCAGTTGTATCTCGTTAGGTGTCTTCTTTATTCTAACCATGTTGTTCCCTCTGGATGATATGACCTTTGAAAAGCTTCTGGTCGAATACATATTCCCGTTCAATCTCGTGTATCTGAGCGGACTTGCGATTATCGCAACGACAGTTGCCTTTATCCATTCACGCCATCAGAGGAGGAAACATCATGGAGCATCAAGCGATTGA
- a CDS encoding ABC-2 family transporter protein, translating into MYYMGLIWEYLKNYMKTRLTYRADFWVEILSDLLFQATNLIFIFVVFRHTDNLGGWSESEVLFVYGYFMVPYGIFSCFINLWGFSERYIVKGEMDRILTRPAHNLFQILLENVDPPALVGSFIGLIIMIFSGAEMGLMLEWWHIPALIILALSSVMIYAGIYTTLTSLSFYSDAPTGILPLMYNIQGYGRYPVTIYNRAIQVLLTWIIPFAFVGIYPAALFLERSEMHRMALLTPVMGLVFGSMGLLLWNYGVKRYRGAGS; encoded by the coding sequence ATGTACTATATGGGTCTGATCTGGGAATATTTGAAGAATTACATGAAAACACGACTCACGTACCGTGCCGATTTCTGGGTGGAGATCCTATCGGATCTGCTGTTCCAGGCAACCAACCTGATCTTTATCTTTGTGGTTTTCCGTCATACGGATAACCTGGGCGGCTGGAGTGAGAGTGAAGTACTCTTTGTTTATGGATATTTTATGGTGCCCTATGGCATCTTCAGTTGTTTTATCAATCTGTGGGGATTCAGCGAGCGGTATATCGTCAAAGGTGAGATGGATCGGATCCTGACACGCCCTGCTCATAATCTGTTCCAAATATTGCTTGAAAATGTGGACCCGCCTGCACTCGTGGGCTCGTTTATCGGCTTGATCATCATGATCTTCAGCGGAGCAGAGATGGGCTTAATGCTGGAGTGGTGGCATATTCCGGCCTTGATTATTTTGGCACTCAGTTCAGTAATGATCTATGCCGGCATTTATACCACACTGACTTCGTTGTCCTTTTATTCGGACGCGCCAACAGGTATTCTGCCATTGATGTATAACATTCAAGGATACGGACGCTACCCGGTAACGATCTATAACCGTGCCATTCAGGTGCTGTTAACCTGGATCATTCCGTTTGCCTTCGTGGGCATCTATCCGGCAGCCTTGTTCCTGGAGAGGTCCGAGATGCATCGCATGGCGCTGCTTACACCTGTAATGGGACTGGTGTTTGGCTCGATGGGCTTGCTGCTGTGGAATTATGGCGTGAAGCGGTATCGCGGAGCAGGATCATAA
- a CDS encoding LCP family protein, translated as MTRKTKRTIWISLAAFVLIIGGAAAYYFGSILNQLDGLAKDGDESPFAGIENVEKVNTPDPPKWEGTETVNILVMGVDARGLKKGEVPRSDSMMVVSLDPLTKKINLFSILRDTYVNIDGYGKERINTAITHGPNAAMQAAGDLLGIPVQYYVYTDFQGFIKLVDAVGGVDFDVEKDMHYTSKADNNEYDIDLKKGYQHLDGETALMYVRFRHDAMSDFARSERQRELLKAVTAKMQSTTTIAKLPSILEQVNPYVDTNLTLSDMWKLGGLGYQSSMNGSEQIPPMNLLKEERTAGGAQVLTVTNEEKLKQHIQDIIHPPATTDDSTTSTEDKTASGDDQKSEQPAQ; from the coding sequence ATGACCAGAAAGACGAAGAGAACCATATGGATTTCTCTTGCCGCCTTCGTGTTAATTATCGGAGGAGCAGCGGCATATTATTTCGGTTCTATTCTCAATCAGTTGGACGGTTTGGCAAAAGACGGCGACGAATCACCATTCGCAGGTATCGAGAATGTGGAGAAAGTAAATACTCCTGACCCTCCAAAATGGGAAGGCACAGAAACGGTAAATATTCTCGTTATGGGTGTCGATGCGCGCGGATTGAAAAAAGGTGAAGTTCCCCGCTCCGACAGCATGATGGTTGTATCGCTCGACCCACTTACCAAAAAAATCAATCTGTTCTCCATTCTGCGCGACACTTACGTCAATATTGACGGATATGGCAAGGAACGGATCAACACTGCCATCACCCATGGTCCTAATGCAGCGATGCAAGCTGCCGGCGACCTGCTCGGCATTCCTGTACAGTATTATGTGTATACGGATTTCCAGGGATTCATCAAATTGGTGGATGCCGTTGGCGGTGTTGATTTTGATGTGGAGAAAGACATGCACTATACAAGTAAAGCAGACAATAACGAATACGATATTGATCTCAAAAAAGGGTATCAGCATCTGGATGGCGAAACAGCCCTCATGTACGTTCGTTTCCGCCATGATGCGATGTCGGATTTCGCTCGTTCCGAGCGTCAGCGTGAGTTGCTGAAAGCTGTGACGGCGAAAATGCAGTCAACAACAACCATTGCCAAGCTGCCTTCCATTCTGGAACAGGTTAATCCTTATGTGGATACGAATCTGACACTCTCCGATATGTGGAAACTGGGTGGCCTCGGTTACCAGAGCAGCATGAATGGCAGTGAGCAGATCCCGCCAATGAATCTGCTGAAAGAAGAACGTACAGCAGGCGGTGCGCAAGTATTGACGGTTACCAATGAAGAGAAATTGAAGCAGCATATTCAGGATATTATTCACCCGCCTGCTACAACGGATGATAGTACAACCAGCACCGAAGATAAAACAGCCAGTGGTGACGATCAAAAGTCAGAGCAACCGGCTCAGTAA